The Anaerobranca gottschalkii DSM 13577 sequence GTATTTTAATTTTTGGGATATTTTTTTAAATAATTTAAAGGTAGGTTTACTAATAATTTTTATAGGTTTGATTACTGTAGGTATTGGGGGATTATTTATTATTGGATATAATGGATTTTATTTGGGCTACATTTTAAGTTCAGCAATCAGAGTACATGGGTTAAATGCAATTATTACAGCTATAGCTCCTCATTTTTTGCCAGAAATGATGGCGACGTTTTTATGTTGTGCATTAGGATTTGAGAGTCGAAGTTGGATTGAAAAAAAGTTAATTAATAGTAAAACAAATCATTTTAAGACCGAAGAATATAAAATTATACTGGTAACATTTATAGTAAGCTTAGTTCTTTATGCTGTAGCAGCATTGATTGAAACTAATATTTCTTATTTATAATTAAAATAAATATAAAAATGATTTTGGGAGAGGTATTGTAATGGAAAAACTTTTAGAAGTTTATAATTTAACTTATAGTTATGAGGAAAATAAAACTATTTTTACTAATTTTAAC is a genomic window containing:
- a CDS encoding stage II sporulation protein M, producing MKNLLFEVIKRYKFYIGLSTVIYLVSIIIGLVLGMNVNLSTVEVYFNFWDIFLNNLKVGLLIIFIGLITVGIGGLFIIGYNGFYLGYILSSAIRVHGLNAIITAIAPHFLPEMMATFLCCALGFESRSWIEKKLINSKTNHFKTEEYKIILVTFIVSLVLYAVAALIETNISYL